The Amaranthus tricolor cultivar Red isolate AtriRed21 chromosome 6, ASM2621246v1, whole genome shotgun sequence genome has a segment encoding these proteins:
- the LOC130815610 gene encoding uncharacterized protein LOC130815610: MPPRRRTSAEKESSRQRLRALEDAIIALANRSTGLANNHFVFDRFDRHRPPDYEVAIGSYYLKKEADNWWGMVKAECLATTGFGWEKFSTKLKERFYPDELRWLKREEFFSVEQGSMSVQAYTDNFTELSRFAAILIPSEAEKMRLYVRRLDARIRVPVMCSGAATFQRAYEVALSAYAAVQEEEAARRALTSKRPPPSFHTANPSKKSKLIPAKKGSTSDSRPKKCFKCQKDWHPGKNCDGSAVKCFYYNGEGHRSYSCLKNSDAGKTITGGNAPLRNRVYNMTETEEGSNVDVIASTILVNSIPAYVLFDTGATVSFISSSFIEKPS, translated from the exons aTGCCTCCTAGAAGAAGAACCTCTGCTGAGAAGGAGTCTTCCCGCCAACGTCTGAGAGCTCTAGAGGATGCTATTATTGCCCTCGCAAATCGATCCACTGGTCTGGCTAACAACCATTTTGTCTTTGATCGGTTTGATCGTCATCGTCCCCCAGACTATGAG GTAGCAATTGGCTCGTATTACCTGAAGAAAGAGGCTGACAACTGGTGGGGTATGGTCAAAGCTGAATGTCTTGCTACCACTGGTTTTGGGTGGGAAAAATTCTCCACGAAGTTGAAGGAGAGATTCTATCCGGACGAGTTGAGGTGGCTGAAAAGAGAAGAGTTTTTCTCTGTGGAACAGGGTTCTATGTCAGTGCAAGCATATACTGACAACTTCACAGAGTTGTCTCGTTTTGCTGCTATTTTGATCCCTTCTGAAGCTGAGAAAATGAGGTTGTATGTGAGGAGGTTAGACGCCCGGATTAGAGTACCAGTGATGTGTTCAGGTGCTGCTACTTTCCAAAGGGCTTATGAAGTTGCCCTTAGTGCTTATGCTGCAGTTCAGGAGGAAGAAGCTGCTAGGCGTGCTCTCACATCCAAGAGGCCCCCTCCCTCATTTCATACTGCAAACCCCTCCAAGAAGTCTAAGCTTATTCCTGCAAAGAAGGGGAGTACTTCTGATTCTAGACCGAAGAAGTGTTTCAAGTGCCAGAAAGATTGGCACCCTGGCAAAAATTGTGATGGTTCTGCTGTCAAGTGTTTCTATTACAATGGTGAGGGTCACCGTTCGTACTCTTGCCTTAAGAATTCTGATGCAGGCAAGACAATTACTGGTGGTAATGCCCCTCTCCGCAACAGGGTTTATAATATGACCGAAACCGAGGAAGGATCGAATGTTGATGTCATTGCCAGTACTATTCTCGTGAACTCTATTCCtgcttatgttttatttgatactGGTGCTACTGTTTCTTTCATCTCTTCTTCCTTTATTGAAAAGCCAAGTTGA